A single Bicyclus anynana chromosome 19, ilBicAnyn1.1, whole genome shotgun sequence DNA region contains:
- the LOC112045353 gene encoding pickpocket protein 28 isoform X1 has product MDMKKIIGFGSNMGSESHANVPVDLENDKDQHVATENVKIKRGKISLIKKYLVDYTANSNLHGLKYIGEKERTSVEKIFWLFMFTCCVVLCAGLIRKVWIKWNETPVIVSFAENSTPVWQIPYPAVTVCFETKAQKTKFSFTEYYHLYNNESTYQNLTEEERILFEDVSLVCDDHLAPANGRKISLGNVTVENLKELSPNISEFFFGCKWKDIPKDNCSDLFLPIITEEGLCYTFNTMGAEELFRVENLNTDYNYLEYSNRTEDQTWSLETGYLPNTPLETYPHRGSGYGAKAGLTFLLKAKTNELDYLCKGPVQGFKILLHNPAELPRLSQQYFRSPLSQEVVVAVKPKMMTTSEGLKPYDPTRRQCYFPSERYLRYFKVYTQANCEMECLTNFTYARCECVHFGMPHGPNMAVCNAGSVACIKKAQMELVTADIENRITNEVHNDTLDEARRVAAECRCLPACTSIEYEAETSQADYDWKAIYGAYNLPIPEEDNDVLYARVMIFFKEAQFITSRRSELYGQTDFLANCGGLLGLFMGFSILSLAEIIYFLSLRLFCLLWQRRQNKKRNLEKSNKYGNQGPDKIKQLYSD; this is encoded by the exons ATGGATATGAAGAAGATCATCGGATTTGGAAGCAATATGGG atcTGAAAGCCATGCAAACGTTCCCGTTGATCTCGAAAATGATAAAGACCAACATGTAGCTACTGAAAATGTGAAAATCAAAAGAGGGAAAATaagtctaataaaaaaatacttggtaGATTACACTGCCAATTCTAATCTCCATGGTCTTAAGTATATTGGAGAAAAGGAACGAACATCTGTTGAAAA aatattttggCTCTTTATGTTCACATGCTGTGTGGTACTCTGCGCTGGCTTGATTCGCAAAGTTTGGATAAAATGGAACGAGACTCCAGTTATTGTCAGTTTCGCTGAAAATTCTACTCCAGTTTGGCAG ATTCCGTATCCCGCTGTGACAGTGTGTTTTGAAACGAAAgcacaaaaaactaaattcagcTTTACAGAATATTACcatctttacaataatgaaAGCACCTACCAAAATTTGACAGAAGAAGa ACGAATTTTATTTGAAGACGTTTCTCTAGTTTGCGATGATCATCTTGCCCCTGCGAACGGAAGAAAAATCTCTCTTGGGAACGTGACAGTTGAAAACTTGAAAGag ctttCACCAAATATAAGCGAATTTTTTTTCGgatgcaagtggaaggacattcCGAAAGATAATTGTTCTGATCTGTTCCTACCTATCATAACTGAGGAAGGACTTTGCTATACCTTCAACACAATGGGCGCTGAGGAACTATTCCGAGTGGAGAA TCTCAATACAGATTACAATTATTTGGAGTACTCAAATCGTACAGAGGATCAAACTTGGAGCTTGGAGACGGGGTATTTGCCCAATACACCACTAGAAACTTACCCGCACAGAGGATCT GGTTATGGTGCTAAAGCTGGattgacatttttattaaaggcTAAAACTAATGAACTGGATTACCTGTGTAAAGGACCCGTACAAGGATTTAAG ATATTACTGCATAACCCAGCGGAACTGCCGAGACTGTCACAGCAATACTTCAGGTCTCCCCTGTCGCAGGAGGTTGTGGTCGCCGTCAAACCGAAAATGATGACCACATCCGAGGGACTGAAACCCTACGACCCTACCAG GCGACAGTGCTATTTCCCCAGCGAGCGTTACCTGCGATACTTCAAAGTGTACACGCAAGCCAATTGCGAAATGGAATGCCTAACAAACTTTACGTACGCACGATGCGAATGTGTCCATTTCGGCATGCCTC ATGGGCCCAACATGGCAGTATGCAACGCAGGGAGCGTGGCGTGCATAAAGAAAGCACAAA TGGAACTAGTCACAGCAGACATTGAAAATAGAATAACCAATGAAGTACATAACGACACTCTCGATGAAGCTCGCCGTGTTGCAGCCGAATGCAGATGTTTGCCAGCTTGCACCTCCATAGAATACGAGGCCGAAACCTCGCAGGCCGATTATGACTGGAAGGCAATTTATGGAGCTTACAACTTGCCGATCCCCGAAGAAGATAAcga tgTACTCTACGCACGTGTGATGATTTTCTTTAAAGAAGCGCAGTTTATAACATCGCGGCGTTCAGAACTCTATGGACAAACAGATTTTCTTGCCAACTGCGGAGGTTTACTCGGCCTTTTCATGGGATTCTCTATACTCAGCTTAgcagaaataatatatttccttTCTTTGAG actTTTCTGTTTGCTCTGGCAACgacgtcaaaataaaaaacggaACCTTGAAAAATCAAATAAGTATGGAAATCAAGGCCcagacaaaataaaacaactgtACAGCGATTAA
- the LOC112045353 gene encoding pickpocket protein 28 isoform X2, whose translation MKYSRLHIEKSLCRSESHANVPVDLENDKDQHVATENVKIKRGKISLIKKYLVDYTANSNLHGLKYIGEKERTSVEKIFWLFMFTCCVVLCAGLIRKVWIKWNETPVIVSFAENSTPVWQIPYPAVTVCFETKAQKTKFSFTEYYHLYNNESTYQNLTEEERILFEDVSLVCDDHLAPANGRKISLGNVTVENLKELSPNISEFFFGCKWKDIPKDNCSDLFLPIITEEGLCYTFNTMGAEELFRVENLNTDYNYLEYSNRTEDQTWSLETGYLPNTPLETYPHRGSGYGAKAGLTFLLKAKTNELDYLCKGPVQGFKILLHNPAELPRLSQQYFRSPLSQEVVVAVKPKMMTTSEGLKPYDPTRRQCYFPSERYLRYFKVYTQANCEMECLTNFTYARCECVHFGMPHGPNMAVCNAGSVACIKKAQMELVTADIENRITNEVHNDTLDEARRVAAECRCLPACTSIEYEAETSQADYDWKAIYGAYNLPIPEEDNDVLYARVMIFFKEAQFITSRRSELYGQTDFLANCGGLLGLFMGFSILSLAEIIYFLSLRLFCLLWQRRQNKKRNLEKSNKYGNQGPDKIKQLYSD comes from the exons ATGAAGTATTCACGTCTTCATATTGAAAAAtctttatgtag atcTGAAAGCCATGCAAACGTTCCCGTTGATCTCGAAAATGATAAAGACCAACATGTAGCTACTGAAAATGTGAAAATCAAAAGAGGGAAAATaagtctaataaaaaaatacttggtaGATTACACTGCCAATTCTAATCTCCATGGTCTTAAGTATATTGGAGAAAAGGAACGAACATCTGTTGAAAA aatattttggCTCTTTATGTTCACATGCTGTGTGGTACTCTGCGCTGGCTTGATTCGCAAAGTTTGGATAAAATGGAACGAGACTCCAGTTATTGTCAGTTTCGCTGAAAATTCTACTCCAGTTTGGCAG ATTCCGTATCCCGCTGTGACAGTGTGTTTTGAAACGAAAgcacaaaaaactaaattcagcTTTACAGAATATTACcatctttacaataatgaaAGCACCTACCAAAATTTGACAGAAGAAGa ACGAATTTTATTTGAAGACGTTTCTCTAGTTTGCGATGATCATCTTGCCCCTGCGAACGGAAGAAAAATCTCTCTTGGGAACGTGACAGTTGAAAACTTGAAAGag ctttCACCAAATATAAGCGAATTTTTTTTCGgatgcaagtggaaggacattcCGAAAGATAATTGTTCTGATCTGTTCCTACCTATCATAACTGAGGAAGGACTTTGCTATACCTTCAACACAATGGGCGCTGAGGAACTATTCCGAGTGGAGAA TCTCAATACAGATTACAATTATTTGGAGTACTCAAATCGTACAGAGGATCAAACTTGGAGCTTGGAGACGGGGTATTTGCCCAATACACCACTAGAAACTTACCCGCACAGAGGATCT GGTTATGGTGCTAAAGCTGGattgacatttttattaaaggcTAAAACTAATGAACTGGATTACCTGTGTAAAGGACCCGTACAAGGATTTAAG ATATTACTGCATAACCCAGCGGAACTGCCGAGACTGTCACAGCAATACTTCAGGTCTCCCCTGTCGCAGGAGGTTGTGGTCGCCGTCAAACCGAAAATGATGACCACATCCGAGGGACTGAAACCCTACGACCCTACCAG GCGACAGTGCTATTTCCCCAGCGAGCGTTACCTGCGATACTTCAAAGTGTACACGCAAGCCAATTGCGAAATGGAATGCCTAACAAACTTTACGTACGCACGATGCGAATGTGTCCATTTCGGCATGCCTC ATGGGCCCAACATGGCAGTATGCAACGCAGGGAGCGTGGCGTGCATAAAGAAAGCACAAA TGGAACTAGTCACAGCAGACATTGAAAATAGAATAACCAATGAAGTACATAACGACACTCTCGATGAAGCTCGCCGTGTTGCAGCCGAATGCAGATGTTTGCCAGCTTGCACCTCCATAGAATACGAGGCCGAAACCTCGCAGGCCGATTATGACTGGAAGGCAATTTATGGAGCTTACAACTTGCCGATCCCCGAAGAAGATAAcga tgTACTCTACGCACGTGTGATGATTTTCTTTAAAGAAGCGCAGTTTATAACATCGCGGCGTTCAGAACTCTATGGACAAACAGATTTTCTTGCCAACTGCGGAGGTTTACTCGGCCTTTTCATGGGATTCTCTATACTCAGCTTAgcagaaataatatatttccttTCTTTGAG actTTTCTGTTTGCTCTGGCAACgacgtcaaaataaaaaacggaACCTTGAAAAATCAAATAAGTATGGAAATCAAGGCCcagacaaaataaaacaactgtACAGCGATTAA
- the LOC112045353 gene encoding pickpocket protein 28 isoform X3, translating to MRRHSRSESHANVPVDLENDKDQHVATENVKIKRGKISLIKKYLVDYTANSNLHGLKYIGEKERTSVEKIFWLFMFTCCVVLCAGLIRKVWIKWNETPVIVSFAENSTPVWQIPYPAVTVCFETKAQKTKFSFTEYYHLYNNESTYQNLTEEERILFEDVSLVCDDHLAPANGRKISLGNVTVENLKELSPNISEFFFGCKWKDIPKDNCSDLFLPIITEEGLCYTFNTMGAEELFRVENLNTDYNYLEYSNRTEDQTWSLETGYLPNTPLETYPHRGSGYGAKAGLTFLLKAKTNELDYLCKGPVQGFKILLHNPAELPRLSQQYFRSPLSQEVVVAVKPKMMTTSEGLKPYDPTRRQCYFPSERYLRYFKVYTQANCEMECLTNFTYARCECVHFGMPHGPNMAVCNAGSVACIKKAQMELVTADIENRITNEVHNDTLDEARRVAAECRCLPACTSIEYEAETSQADYDWKAIYGAYNLPIPEEDNDVLYARVMIFFKEAQFITSRRSELYGQTDFLANCGGLLGLFMGFSILSLAEIIYFLSLRLFCLLWQRRQNKKRNLEKSNKYGNQGPDKIKQLYSD from the exons ATGAGGCGACACTCTAG atcTGAAAGCCATGCAAACGTTCCCGTTGATCTCGAAAATGATAAAGACCAACATGTAGCTACTGAAAATGTGAAAATCAAAAGAGGGAAAATaagtctaataaaaaaatacttggtaGATTACACTGCCAATTCTAATCTCCATGGTCTTAAGTATATTGGAGAAAAGGAACGAACATCTGTTGAAAA aatattttggCTCTTTATGTTCACATGCTGTGTGGTACTCTGCGCTGGCTTGATTCGCAAAGTTTGGATAAAATGGAACGAGACTCCAGTTATTGTCAGTTTCGCTGAAAATTCTACTCCAGTTTGGCAG ATTCCGTATCCCGCTGTGACAGTGTGTTTTGAAACGAAAgcacaaaaaactaaattcagcTTTACAGAATATTACcatctttacaataatgaaAGCACCTACCAAAATTTGACAGAAGAAGa ACGAATTTTATTTGAAGACGTTTCTCTAGTTTGCGATGATCATCTTGCCCCTGCGAACGGAAGAAAAATCTCTCTTGGGAACGTGACAGTTGAAAACTTGAAAGag ctttCACCAAATATAAGCGAATTTTTTTTCGgatgcaagtggaaggacattcCGAAAGATAATTGTTCTGATCTGTTCCTACCTATCATAACTGAGGAAGGACTTTGCTATACCTTCAACACAATGGGCGCTGAGGAACTATTCCGAGTGGAGAA TCTCAATACAGATTACAATTATTTGGAGTACTCAAATCGTACAGAGGATCAAACTTGGAGCTTGGAGACGGGGTATTTGCCCAATACACCACTAGAAACTTACCCGCACAGAGGATCT GGTTATGGTGCTAAAGCTGGattgacatttttattaaaggcTAAAACTAATGAACTGGATTACCTGTGTAAAGGACCCGTACAAGGATTTAAG ATATTACTGCATAACCCAGCGGAACTGCCGAGACTGTCACAGCAATACTTCAGGTCTCCCCTGTCGCAGGAGGTTGTGGTCGCCGTCAAACCGAAAATGATGACCACATCCGAGGGACTGAAACCCTACGACCCTACCAG GCGACAGTGCTATTTCCCCAGCGAGCGTTACCTGCGATACTTCAAAGTGTACACGCAAGCCAATTGCGAAATGGAATGCCTAACAAACTTTACGTACGCACGATGCGAATGTGTCCATTTCGGCATGCCTC ATGGGCCCAACATGGCAGTATGCAACGCAGGGAGCGTGGCGTGCATAAAGAAAGCACAAA TGGAACTAGTCACAGCAGACATTGAAAATAGAATAACCAATGAAGTACATAACGACACTCTCGATGAAGCTCGCCGTGTTGCAGCCGAATGCAGATGTTTGCCAGCTTGCACCTCCATAGAATACGAGGCCGAAACCTCGCAGGCCGATTATGACTGGAAGGCAATTTATGGAGCTTACAACTTGCCGATCCCCGAAGAAGATAAcga tgTACTCTACGCACGTGTGATGATTTTCTTTAAAGAAGCGCAGTTTATAACATCGCGGCGTTCAGAACTCTATGGACAAACAGATTTTCTTGCCAACTGCGGAGGTTTACTCGGCCTTTTCATGGGATTCTCTATACTCAGCTTAgcagaaataatatatttccttTCTTTGAG actTTTCTGTTTGCTCTGGCAACgacgtcaaaataaaaaacggaACCTTGAAAAATCAAATAAGTATGGAAATCAAGGCCcagacaaaataaaacaactgtACAGCGATTAA